The genomic segment TGCTGGGCAAATCGAGCATCATCGACAAGCTGCGTCAAAGCCCGATGGCAAGAGCCTTGCGTGTGGACAAGCTGACGCTGGCTGCGCTGGAGGCGACGCTGGAGCTGTATCTCGATCCCGCGCGGGCACGGAGCGAGATTCCCACGCTGGCCCGGCTAACCGAAACGATTGAGTCCGTCGAAGCGCGTGCGCGACGACTTTGCGATGCCCTGCACGCGGCACTGGGTGCGAGACTCGGCCGCGATGCGTTCACCGCGCAGCGCGATGACAGCTTCGCCGGCGGCGGCTCGTTGCCGGCTTGGCCGCTGCCGACGGCCGTCGTCTGCTGGGCACCGCCGAATGATCGGCCGGTCGATGCGTGGTCGCGGCGGTTGCGGCTGGGTTCGCCGCCGGTGCTGGCACGCGTACAGGGGGATCGTGTATTGTTCGACCTTCGCACGGTGCGTGAGGCCGAGCAGGCGGAGATTGTGACGGCGGTGGCGAGTGCGCTGGCGTCCGGTGAGTGACGATGACCAAATACGCCATCATTCTTCCAGACGGCGCGGCCGATGAGCCGGTCCCGGCGCTGGGGGATCGAACGCCGCTGGAGGCGGCCGATCTCCCGTTCATGGATTCGGTCGTCAGCATGGGCCGCATCGGCGTGGTTCGGACTGTGCCCGATGGTTTCACGCCGGGAAGTGATGTCGCGACGATGTCACTTCTGGGCTACGATCCCGCGAAGCATTACACCGGTCGTGCCCCGATCGAAGCCGTGGCGAGGAACATCCCGATCCATCAGGACGACGTGGTCTTCCGCTGCAACTTGGTGAACCTCACCAACGGCGAGATGACGGACTTCACCGCCGGGCATATTTCGTCGGTGGAGGCGGCCGGGCTGATGAAGGATCTCGATGCGGCCTTTGTGCGCGAAGGCGTGCGATTCCATCCCGGCGTGTCGTATCGCAACCTCATGACGATCCGCGATCCAAGTGCGATCGACGTCGCCTGCATGCCGCCGCACGACATTCCAAACGAGCCGGTCGATCAGTACCAGCCGCGCGGTGGCGCGGCCCGGCGCATCCGCGACATCATGCTGCGCGCGTCGAAGATCGTCGCGGAACACGACATCAATCACGTCCGAACCGACCTGGGCGAAGTCCCGGCCAACGCGATCTGGCTCTGGGGGCAGGGCGTCGTGCCGATCATGCCGAGATTTCGACAGCGATACGGCGTTCGCGGTTCGGCCATCGCGGCCGTTGATCTCATCCGCGGGCTGGCCAAACTGCTGGGCTGGCCGATCATCGACGTACCGGGCGCGACGGGTTACATCGACACGGATTACGCCGCGAAAGGCCAGGCCGCCGTCACGGCGCTGGATGAATACGATCTCGTCGCCGTTCACATCGAGGCGCCCGACGAAGCCGGTCACCTGGGCAGCGCAGAAGAAAAAGTGAAGGCCCTTGAGCAGATCGACCGGCTCATCGTCGGTCCGGTGCTCGACAAATTGCGATTGTTCGACAAATGGCGCATTCTCATCGCGCCCGACCATCCCACGCCCGTCGGCCGCCGCACGCACACCGACACCCCTCCGCCCTTCTGCATGGCCGGCGCGGACCTGCCGCGCCTGCTTTCGTTTGACGCATTTACGGAATCGACGGCCGTCCGCAGTGATCTGCGCATTGACCCGGGGCATGAATTGATGGAGTATTTCCTGCGTACGTAGGCGAGCAGAGATCCGTGGTCAGTAGGTTGCGGTTTGTGGTGAGTGAACCGTTTTGGGTCTTTCAATTCAGCTGGCGAGCTTGCTCGCCGCGGACCGTGCTGCCCCGACCAGACGGCAGCGAGAATCTCGGAAAGCATCATCCATGACCTCCGTCGATGCACGAAGCACCGCGCCACGTATCTCCACCAAGATCATCGCCACCATCGGCCCGGCGTCGCAGTCGCCCGAATCGCTCCGCGCGCTGGCCCTGGCCGGCGTCGATGTCTTTCGATTGAACTTCTCCCACGGCACACTCGAACAACACGCGCAAGTCTTCGAGCGCATCCGCGCGATCAATCGCGAACTGGGCACGCACAAGGCCGTGATGGCGGATCTGTGCGGCCCGAAGATTCGCGTCGATCCCGTCGAGGATGACAGCTTTGTCATTGCCGTCGGCGACACGCTGGACATCGTCGGAGGGCACGTCGTCGGCAACCGCACCCGCGTCAGCACCAATCGCCCTGAAATCGTCCGCGAGGTTCAGGAGGGCCATCGCGTGCTGATCGACGATGGAAACGTGCGTCTGCGCGTCAGCCGTGTGCTGGAAGACCGCCTGCAATGCGTCTGCGAAGTCGGCGGGGCCATCTCCACGCGCAAGGGCATCAACCTGCCGGACAGCATGCTGCAAATGTCGGCGCTCACGCAAAAGGACCGCGAGGATCTTGCCTGGGCCGTGCAGCACGGCGTGGATTACGTCGCGATGTCGTTTGTACGCACCGCCGATGATTTGCAGGAGCTTCGCGCGCTGCTTCCGCAGACGCCCGACGCCCCGCGTATCGTCGCGAAGATTGAAACGGTGCAGGCGATCCGCCACCTGACGAACATCATCGACGAAGCGGATGTCGTCCTCGTGGCGCGCGGGGACCTCGGCGTCGAAATGGACCTGGCCCGCGTGCCGCTGCTGCAAAAGCAGATCACGCGCCTTTGCGCCCTGGCCGCACGGCCCGTCATCATCGCCACGCAGATGCTTCAATCCATGGTCGAGTCGCCCACCGCCACCCGCGCCGAAGTCAGCGACGTCGCCAACGCCATTCTTGACAAGGCCGACGCGATCATGCTCTCGGCCGAAACATCCGTCGGCGAGTTTCCGGTCGACGCGGTCAACATGATGGTGCGCATCGCCGTCGAGACCGAGGGTTACGTCGCGCTGCAGCTTCGATCCGATCAGGACGAAGCCACCGACGCCGTCAGCCGCGTCGCTACGGCCGTCGCGCACGGCGCGAGCCTGCTGGCGCGTCAGCTCGATGCCCGGCTTGTGGCGGTGTGGACGCAAAGCGGCAACACGGCGCGCCTGCTTAGCAAAACGCGCATGCCCGCGCCGATCATCGGCCTGTCGCCCAATGAATTCGTCTGTCGCCGCATGGCGCTGTACTACGGCGTGACGCCGGTCTGCCTGAAGCGCGAGGAACGCATCCTCGCCATGCTGCGCGACGTGGACGACGCGCTCATCGAGAAGCGACTTGCCAGGCCGGGTGATCTCGCCATCGTCATCGCCGGCACCCACCTCAACGACGTCGGCGCGACCAATGCCC from the Planctomycetia bacterium genome contains:
- a CDS encoding cofactor-independent phosphoglycerate mutase, giving the protein MTKYAIILPDGAADEPVPALGDRTPLEAADLPFMDSVVSMGRIGVVRTVPDGFTPGSDVATMSLLGYDPAKHYTGRAPIEAVARNIPIHQDDVVFRCNLVNLTNGEMTDFTAGHISSVEAAGLMKDLDAAFVREGVRFHPGVSYRNLMTIRDPSAIDVACMPPHDIPNEPVDQYQPRGGAARRIRDIMLRASKIVAEHDINHVRTDLGEVPANAIWLWGQGVVPIMPRFRQRYGVRGSAIAAVDLIRGLAKLLGWPIIDVPGATGYIDTDYAAKGQAAVTALDEYDLVAVHIEAPDEAGHLGSAEEKVKALEQIDRLIVGPVLDKLRLFDKWRILIAPDHPTPVGRRTHTDTPPPFCMAGADLPRLLSFDAFTESTAVRSDLRIDPGHELMEYFLRT
- the pyk gene encoding pyruvate kinase: MTSVDARSTAPRISTKIIATIGPASQSPESLRALALAGVDVFRLNFSHGTLEQHAQVFERIRAINRELGTHKAVMADLCGPKIRVDPVEDDSFVIAVGDTLDIVGGHVVGNRTRVSTNRPEIVREVQEGHRVLIDDGNVRLRVSRVLEDRLQCVCEVGGAISTRKGINLPDSMLQMSALTQKDREDLAWAVQHGVDYVAMSFVRTADDLQELRALLPQTPDAPRIVAKIETVQAIRHLTNIIDEADVVLVARGDLGVEMDLARVPLLQKQITRLCALAARPVIIATQMLQSMVESPTATRAEVSDVANAILDKADAIMLSAETSVGEFPVDAVNMMVRIAVETEGYVALQLRSDQDEATDAVSRVATAVAHGASLLARQLDARLVAVWTQSGNTARLLSKTRMPAPIIGLSPNEFVCRRMALYYGVTPVCLKREERILAMLRDVDDALIEKRLARPGDLAIVIAGTHLNDVGATNALLIHLVSTADQGLPRFTG